One part of the Sporosarcina ureae genome encodes these proteins:
- a CDS encoding DEAD/DEAH box helicase, with protein sequence MLIERSSSWKEGFIKRLENHEPWDSSALYNMSYAITKNNLITNFTGLQSLAYLPNIKPLPHQLQAAERVIEQMNGKAILADEVGLGKTIEAGLIIKEYMLRGLVKKVLILVPASLVNQWIEELYTKFHIPALLYKKNYELDYVDVVVMSMDTAKRSPHKEKIFAQDYDLIIVDEAHKLKNHKTISYEFVKSLKKKFCLLLTATPIQNDIFELFYLVTLLKQGHLGNYDEFSAVFSTKNRDEERDGYLRELVSQVMVRNRRQDTGVEWSTRKVHAIPITFTDKEKQVYAAVSNLKNISPIFSNAFSTMTLQREMCSSPDATMGTLMKLRQECKQPEEITHVETILGQLESLPLHSKAKKATELIIQAKEKVIIFTEYRMTQLYLSDYLYANGISNVIFNGKLSKSSREWIKHLFKQQAQVLIATESGAEGINLQFCHHVINYDLPWNPMKLEQRIGRVHRLGQEHDVQIYNLAVKDTIDDHVMNVLQGKIDTFEQVVGELDDILVMKEQSV encoded by the coding sequence ATGCTAATTGAAAGATCGTCTTCTTGGAAAGAAGGATTTATCAAGCGACTTGAAAACCATGAACCGTGGGACAGTTCTGCGCTTTATAACATGAGCTACGCCATCACGAAAAATAACTTAATTACTAATTTTACTGGATTACAATCACTTGCGTATTTACCCAACATCAAACCTTTGCCCCATCAATTACAAGCTGCTGAACGAGTGATTGAACAGATGAATGGTAAAGCAATTTTAGCAGATGAAGTAGGGCTTGGAAAAACAATTGAAGCGGGCCTGATTATTAAGGAATATATGCTGCGAGGACTAGTGAAAAAAGTACTTATTTTAGTTCCTGCTTCTCTCGTAAATCAATGGATAGAGGAACTGTATACAAAGTTTCACATCCCTGCTCTGTTATACAAAAAGAATTACGAGCTTGATTATGTAGACGTAGTAGTGATGAGTATGGATACTGCCAAGCGGAGTCCACATAAGGAAAAGATTTTTGCACAAGACTATGATTTAATTATTGTAGATGAAGCACATAAATTAAAAAATCATAAAACCATTAGTTATGAGTTTGTGAAAAGTTTGAAGAAGAAATTTTGCTTATTATTAACAGCTACACCTATTCAAAATGATATTTTTGAATTGTTTTATTTGGTCACTTTACTTAAACAGGGACATTTAGGAAACTATGATGAGTTTTCTGCAGTATTTTCCACTAAAAATCGGGATGAAGAACGGGATGGATATTTAAGAGAACTAGTTAGTCAAGTCATGGTGCGTAACAGACGACAAGATACGGGCGTAGAATGGTCCACTCGGAAGGTGCACGCGATACCTATAACATTTACTGACAAAGAAAAACAAGTCTATGCAGCGGTATCCAATCTCAAAAACATATCGCCAATATTCTCAAACGCATTTTCTACTATGACATTGCAAAGAGAGATGTGTAGCAGTCCAGATGCAACAATGGGTACATTGATGAAATTACGTCAAGAATGTAAGCAGCCAGAGGAAATAACCCACGTGGAAACAATTCTTGGACAATTGGAGAGTTTGCCCCTTCATTCAAAAGCTAAAAAGGCAACCGAACTGATCATACAAGCAAAAGAGAAAGTAATTATTTTCACAGAGTATCGCATGACACAGTTATATTTAAGCGACTATCTATATGCGAATGGAATATCAAATGTCATCTTCAACGGAAAGTTAAGTAAGAGTAGTAGGGAATGGATTAAGCATCTGTTCAAGCAGCAAGCGCAAGTGCTAATTGCGACTGAGTCCGGCGCTGAAGGGATTAACCTACAGTTTTGCCATCACGTCATCAATTATGATCTGCCTTGGAATCCAATGAAGTTGGAGCAACGAATTGGTCGGGTTCACCGATTAGGACAGGAACATGATGTACAGATTTACAATCTCGCTGTAAAAGACACGATAGATGATCACGTGATGAATGTATTGCAGGGTAAGATTGATACATTTGAACAAGTGGTAGGTGAACTAGATGATATATTGGTGATGAAAGAACAGTCTGTGTGA
- a CDS encoding ABC transporter permease: MTLNQLIFRNIKKNLKHYYVYIFALVFSVGLYFSFVTLQFDPALDDATSGIRGAAAIKSGSILLLAIVSVFLLYANNLFIKRRSKEIGLFQLIGMTKGTVFRILSVENFVLYIGSLVVGVFAGFSMSRLLMIILFKVTGVKDVATLRFSSEALLQTLVVFALIYILILIMNAVFIKRQSILSLFSVTTVTQQRVQKMTMFQVVIGVVGILLIACGYYLSTQLFKGVILSNYLFTTMVVILASVIIGTYLFYKGSVSFIFNLIRKRKGGYLNVNDVLSLSSIMFRMKSNSLLLMIITTLSALSIALLSLSYISYYSVEKTVERTIPADFTIPNSERAMEFTQALEEKNIDYTETATDLITSPVDLSKVMTMPGEVTGDQSYANTRMIVISEQTALEVDVEEDEVMFINSDPLMEKFMQFQTDQQAIFQGREHSYDLTFTGTKDLVVLPTRITYNFPVAVVDDLVYKQMQDDQDLSFTSEFTVYHGVNIVQKDELERANDIFNKLEINIWAGHESKYEGRINLKQSVGITMFIVGFLGLAFLITSGCILYFKQMDESEDEKSNYTILRKLGFTQSDLLKGIQKKQLFNFGIPLVVGLLHSYFAVKSGWFLFGTEMLTPMIIVMLIYTALYSIFGLLSVINYKRVIKDSL; the protein is encoded by the coding sequence ATGACGCTTAATCAACTAATCTTCCGCAATATTAAGAAAAACCTCAAGCATTATTATGTGTATATCTTTGCTTTAGTCTTTAGTGTTGGTTTGTACTTTTCATTCGTTACACTGCAATTTGATCCTGCATTGGACGATGCAACGAGTGGAATAAGAGGTGCTGCGGCTATCAAGTCAGGTTCCATTTTACTACTTGCTATTGTATCTGTTTTCCTGCTTTATGCTAATAATTTATTCATCAAACGCCGCAGTAAGGAAATTGGCTTGTTTCAATTGATCGGTATGACGAAAGGGACAGTTTTCCGCATATTGAGTGTCGAGAATTTCGTGTTGTACATTGGCTCTTTAGTTGTGGGGGTATTCGCGGGCTTTTCAATGTCTCGACTATTGATGATTATTCTTTTCAAGGTGACAGGTGTAAAAGATGTAGCAACACTACGATTCTCTTCTGAAGCGTTACTGCAAACGTTAGTAGTATTTGCGTTGATCTATATTTTGATTTTGATCATGAACGCAGTATTTATCAAACGACAAAGCATCTTGTCGCTGTTTAGTGTGACAACTGTTACACAGCAACGTGTACAAAAAATGACGATGTTTCAAGTAGTAATTGGTGTAGTAGGAATTTTGCTTATTGCATGTGGCTATTATTTGTCAACTCAGTTATTTAAGGGTGTAATCCTTAGCAATTATTTGTTCACTACAATGGTCGTCATCCTGGCATCCGTTATTATAGGTACGTACTTATTTTATAAAGGTTCTGTCAGCTTCATCTTCAATCTAATCCGTAAACGAAAAGGTGGGTATCTAAACGTTAACGATGTACTGTCCCTTTCTTCCATCATGTTCCGAATGAAATCCAATTCGTTACTATTAATGATTATTACCACATTGTCCGCGCTATCCATTGCGTTGTTATCACTTAGTTATATATCATATTACTCAGTAGAGAAAACAGTGGAGAGGACTATTCCCGCAGATTTTACTATTCCAAATAGTGAGCGTGCTATGGAATTCACACAAGCGCTGGAAGAGAAGAACATTGACTATACGGAGACGGCTACGGATTTAATAACATCACCTGTTGATTTATCAAAAGTCATGACAATGCCAGGAGAGGTTACTGGAGATCAGAGTTATGCCAATACGCGAATGATCGTAATTAGCGAACAAACAGCATTGGAAGTAGATGTAGAAGAAGATGAAGTGATGTTTATTAATTCAGATCCATTGATGGAGAAGTTCATGCAGTTCCAAACTGATCAACAAGCTATTTTTCAAGGTAGAGAACATTCATATGATCTGACTTTTACAGGCACAAAAGATTTAGTTGTTCTACCAACTCGTATAACATATAATTTTCCTGTTGCCGTAGTTGATGACCTAGTATACAAGCAAATGCAAGACGATCAAGACCTTTCCTTTACGTCAGAATTCACTGTGTACCATGGAGTAAATATTGTTCAGAAAGATGAACTTGAAAGAGCGAATGACATTTTCAATAAGTTGGAAATAAATATATGGGCGGGACATGAATCAAAATATGAAGGAAGAATAAACCTAAAACAAAGTGTTGGTATTACGATGTTCATCGTAGGATTCCTTGGTCTTGCATTTCTCATCACATCCGGCTGCATTCTCTATTTCAAACAAATGGACGAAAGTGAAGACGAGAAATCAAACTACACGATTCTTCGTAAATTGGGCTTTACACAATCTGATTTGTTGAAGGGGATCCAGAAAAAGCAATTATTTAACTTTGGTATTCCATTAGTTGTCGGATTGCTCCATAGCTACTTCGCAGTAAAATCGGGATGGTTTTTATTCGGTACTGAAATGCTAACACCAATGATTATTGTGATGTTAATTTACACGGCATTATACTCGATATTCGGATTACTATCCGTTATAAATTATAAACGTGTGATAAAAGATTCTCTATAA
- a CDS encoding GNAT family N-acetyltransferase: protein MSLHACEVTNENWQDVAYLSVHENQKNFIESNSFSLAQSQFEPEWKSIGLYDGEELVGYAMHGREADGNVWLDRFMIDQHHQGKGYASRFLKLLLTRMEEKYQCNKIYLSIYPSNKAAQRLYEKFGFKLNGKIDDVGEFPCLIMELDLQRSPLQ, encoded by the coding sequence ATGAGCCTCCACGCATGTGAGGTAACGAATGAAAATTGGCAGGATGTTGCCTATTTATCTGTACACGAAAACCAAAAGAACTTTATTGAAAGCAATTCATTTTCACTAGCACAATCTCAATTTGAACCTGAATGGAAGTCTATTGGGTTATACGATGGAGAGGAACTAGTCGGCTATGCAATGCATGGACGTGAAGCAGATGGCAATGTATGGCTGGATCGCTTTATGATAGATCAGCATCATCAAGGGAAAGGCTATGCTAGCAGATTTCTTAAACTTCTACTAACCAGAATGGAAGAAAAGTATCAATGCAATAAGATCTACTTAAGTATTTATCCAAGTAATAAAGCCGCACAGCGTTTATACGAAAAGTTCGGTTTTAAGTTAAATGGAAAAATTGATGATGTAGGTGAATTCCCTTGCCTCATCATGGAACTTGATCTTCAAAGGAGTCCTTTGCAATGA
- a CDS encoding ABC transporter ATP-binding protein produces the protein MVILQATKIYKSYGNKFNKQEVLSALDLEVNKGEFVSIMGASGSGKTTLLNVLSSIDRVSQGTISIEGQNINQMKEKQMAEFRKRHLGFIFQDYNLLDTLTVKENILLPLSVQKVAKKRANEKFYAVAEDLGIADIADKYPNEISGGQKQRTSAARAFIHDPSIIFADEPTGALDSKAASDLLNKLSELNTKRNASIVMVTHDPLAASFSERVVFIKDGQIYTQLYKGDQTRTEFFNDIIKTQGVLGGVQHDA, from the coding sequence ATGGTAATTTTACAAGCAACGAAAATATATAAATCATATGGCAATAAGTTTAATAAACAAGAAGTACTCAGTGCGCTTGATTTAGAAGTAAATAAAGGTGAATTCGTCAGTATTATGGGTGCATCTGGATCCGGTAAAACGACTCTGCTTAACGTTCTCTCTTCTATTGATCGGGTAAGTCAGGGAACGATTAGCATAGAAGGGCAGAATATTAATCAAATGAAAGAGAAACAAATGGCGGAATTCCGTAAACGTCACTTAGGCTTCATCTTTCAGGACTATAACTTACTCGATACGTTAACTGTGAAAGAAAATATTTTACTTCCGTTATCGGTACAAAAAGTAGCGAAAAAAAGAGCCAATGAAAAGTTTTATGCAGTGGCGGAAGACTTAGGCATTGCAGACATTGCAGACAAATATCCCAATGAAATCTCAGGTGGTCAAAAGCAAAGGACGTCTGCTGCGCGAGCGTTTATTCATGATCCAAGTATCATCTTTGCGGATGAACCAACGGGCGCACTCGATTCAAAAGCAGCATCTGATCTTTTGAATAAATTAAGTGAGCTCAACACGAAGCGAAATGCCTCTATTGTGATGGTCACTCATGACCCATTGGCGGCAAGTTTCAGTGAGCGTGTCGTGTTCATTAAAGACGGACAAATCTACACGCAACTCTATAAAGGAGACCAAACACGGACCGAGTTTTTCAATGACATTATAAAAACGCAAGGTGTATTGGGTGGTGTGCAACATGACGCTTAA
- a CDS encoding YqhG family protein produces MHSTEIHTYLHRFFKENNCEVLHGNEHYLTVQLTIDMDKRIMNRPFYWQYIESVNETPNPAQLTLITDMEQVQHGMKGEVIHLGSPRFHQLFRVTKEMGQFVKMYERLVEVNKQMVLTPWVGVNYKVSFISHQTKEMLYSLGINLMTGAVVKDFQEAISLRDMTERQSENVFHLPYIITPVRALDRLDAVITQVIENEDLTWIDEAEKRWKKDLAVLDYFYEEQEQKPESYENEKRAMEERFKPRMTVDIVNGGLFYLK; encoded by the coding sequence ATGCATTCGACAGAAATCCATACGTATCTTCACCGGTTTTTCAAAGAGAATAACTGTGAAGTGCTTCATGGAAACGAGCACTATTTAACTGTACAACTGACAATTGATATGGATAAAAGGATCATGAACCGTCCTTTTTATTGGCAATATATAGAAAGTGTCAATGAAACACCGAATCCCGCACAACTTACGCTAATCACGGACATGGAGCAGGTGCAACATGGAATGAAGGGGGAGGTCATTCATCTTGGTTCTCCACGCTTCCATCAACTTTTTAGAGTGACCAAAGAAATGGGACAGTTCGTAAAAATGTATGAACGGTTAGTTGAAGTTAACAAGCAGATGGTTTTGACCCCGTGGGTTGGTGTGAATTATAAAGTATCATTCATCAGTCATCAAACAAAGGAAATGCTGTATTCATTAGGCATTAATTTGATGACGGGTGCCGTAGTAAAAGATTTTCAGGAAGCTATTAGTTTGCGGGACATGACCGAGCGACAATCTGAAAACGTATTTCATTTACCGTATATCATCACACCTGTTCGGGCACTTGATCGGTTGGACGCTGTAATCACGCAAGTAATTGAAAATGAAGACCTAACGTGGATAGATGAAGCGGAAAAACGATGGAAAAAGGATCTAGCTGTCTTGGATTATTTTTATGAGGAACAGGAACAAAAACCTGAGAGTTATGAGAACGAGAAACGTGCGATGGAAGAACGTTTTAAACCGCGAATGACGGTGGATATTGTGAATGGTGGGCTGTTTTATTTGAAATAA
- a CDS encoding sensor histidine kinase produces the protein MIRLFVKERVSWILFFVLLQLLIIGMGYLDTSVSFSSAIYIVFLSSLFFLLFLVMRYVRETRFYKDLKILNSTFDNSEIPVANTPFEVVTAERIAEQNQMFNLQLNELQTSVEQEKDDILNWIHEVKTPLTTMQLMIERTEDPVLRSQLMYEWLRIHLLLDQQLHQKRIPFIQNDLYIEKVQMEKLLYQEIKSLRQWCMQKGIGFDISLETEEVLTDAKWCGFIIRQLLTNAVKYSEASDICIRSTRQNEITSLSIEDVGRGIDPKDISRIFDKGFTGTVDHQDHAATGMGLYLAKQVADALLIDIQVVSTDGEGTRFNLIFAKENEMIRIASMR, from the coding sequence ATGATTCGATTGTTTGTAAAAGAGCGGGTCAGCTGGATACTGTTTTTTGTTCTTTTGCAGTTGTTGATTATAGGAATGGGCTATCTTGATACAAGTGTGTCATTTAGCTCTGCTATCTACATTGTGTTTCTGTCTAGCCTCTTTTTCTTACTGTTTTTAGTAATGCGCTATGTAAGAGAAACACGGTTTTACAAAGATCTAAAGATACTAAATTCAACGTTTGATAATAGTGAAATACCAGTAGCCAATACCCCTTTCGAAGTAGTAACAGCTGAAAGAATAGCTGAACAAAACCAGATGTTCAACCTTCAATTAAATGAATTACAAACGAGTGTTGAGCAAGAGAAAGACGATATATTAAATTGGATACACGAGGTGAAAACACCGCTTACGACAATGCAGTTAATGATTGAACGTACGGAAGATCCTGTTCTTCGTTCACAGCTAATGTATGAATGGCTTCGTATCCATCTGCTACTCGATCAACAACTTCATCAAAAGCGTATTCCATTCATTCAAAATGATTTATATATCGAAAAAGTGCAAATGGAGAAGCTGTTATATCAAGAGATTAAATCATTAAGACAATGGTGTATGCAAAAAGGGATAGGGTTTGATATATCGTTGGAGACAGAAGAAGTACTGACCGACGCGAAATGGTGCGGCTTTATCATTCGACAACTGTTGACGAATGCGGTGAAATACAGTGAAGCGTCAGATATATGTATTCGAAGTACGAGGCAGAATGAAATCACTTCGCTATCAATAGAAGACGTTGGTCGTGGAATCGATCCGAAAGACATATCCCGCATATTCGACAAAGGCTTCACCGGAACTGTCGACCACCAAGACCATGCAGCTACAGGAATGGGACTGTACTTAGCGAAACAAGTGGCGGATGCACTGCTGATTGATATCCAAGTAGTGTCCACAGATGGAGAAGGTACGAGGTTCAATTTAATCTTTGCGAAGGAGAACGAGATGATTCGCATTGCTAGTATGAGATAA
- a CDS encoding MATE family efflux transporter yields the protein MNSSSPKFNQLDTEPVGRIFLRYLIPSTVGMLLMAINIVADGIMVGNRLGAEALAGVGISAPVYTIFFAISLWIGIGAATKYSMAMGAKDTQKARSIFTHAIISIFLFTIVLGLTAFIFRDPLAYALGANATTFPYVSQYLFVILLFGFIFTVENTFSIFVRNDGAPNLSMAGLIVTSVVNIILNYVFLFILDYGVAGAASATIIASFLGMLVLVTHFFRQTNNLKLIRLKFNKKLFLAILFIGFPSFLSELGISFFTITHNIAFERMAGTEGVAAFSILNYVHSVMLMLFLGMGGAIQPLISYYRGSGNRERMKETVKKATLTVVIAGAVFFLVGQFAADPIVSIFGDFPQAVRDLATTGINLFFIAYLFTGTNFVMMTYYQSVGNVRMATWITASREIIIMLIFLMILPRFFGLNGIWLSIPASEFIVFVGVYLYQRNATRHSLSG from the coding sequence ATGAATTCTTCTTCACCCAAATTCAATCAATTAGATACTGAGCCAGTAGGACGTATCTTTTTACGTTACTTGATACCTTCAACTGTCGGTATGTTACTAATGGCAATCAATATTGTGGCAGACGGCATCATGGTCGGTAATCGATTGGGTGCAGAAGCATTAGCGGGAGTCGGAATTTCGGCTCCCGTTTATACTATCTTTTTTGCTATTTCTTTATGGATTGGTATCGGTGCTGCTACAAAATATTCGATGGCTATGGGCGCTAAGGATACGCAAAAAGCCCGGTCGATCTTTACGCACGCTATTATTTCCATATTCTTATTTACTATTGTATTAGGTTTGACTGCCTTTATCTTTAGGGATCCACTAGCATACGCGCTTGGGGCCAATGCGACCACATTCCCTTATGTATCGCAATACTTATTTGTTATTTTATTATTTGGTTTTATCTTCACTGTAGAAAACACTTTTAGTATTTTCGTGCGAAATGATGGAGCACCGAACCTCTCAATGGCTGGTTTGATTGTGACGTCTGTCGTCAATATTATTTTGAACTACGTGTTCTTATTCATTTTAGACTACGGAGTCGCTGGTGCTGCATCAGCGACAATTATTGCTTCGTTTTTGGGTATGCTCGTACTAGTAACACACTTCTTTAGGCAGACCAATAACTTGAAACTGATTCGCTTGAAATTCAATAAAAAACTATTTCTAGCGATTCTATTCATTGGATTCCCAAGTTTCTTATCCGAATTGGGTATATCCTTCTTTACCATCACACATAATATTGCGTTCGAACGAATGGCTGGTACGGAAGGTGTTGCAGCGTTCTCTATTTTGAATTATGTGCACAGCGTCATGCTGATGCTATTCCTAGGAATGGGTGGTGCAATACAACCACTGATTAGTTATTATAGAGGTTCTGGCAACCGAGAAAGAATGAAGGAAACCGTTAAAAAGGCCACCCTCACTGTCGTCATTGCAGGTGCTGTATTTTTCCTCGTGGGACAGTTCGCAGCAGACCCTATTGTATCGATTTTCGGAGACTTCCCACAAGCCGTCAGAGATTTGGCCACTACCGGAATTAATTTATTCTTCATTGCCTATTTATTCACAGGTACGAACTTCGTGATGATGACGTATTATCAGTCAGTCGGTAATGTTCGGATGGCGACTTGGATCACCGCTTCTCGCGAAATTATTATTATGTTGATTTTCTTGATGATTTTACCACGCTTCTTTGGGCTAAATGGGATTTGGCTATCTATCCCTGCGTCTGAGTTTATCGTATTTGTTGGAGTATATTTATATCAACGAAACGCGACTCGTCATTCGCTGAGTGGGTAA
- a CDS encoding response regulator transcription factor yields MFTIMLIEDDQTLFEEIKERLTQWSYTVAGVQDFSNVLHEFTEIKPDLVIIDIQLPKFDGFHWCRMIRTHSNIPIIFLSSRDHPTDIVMSMQLGADDFVQKPFHFEVLIAKVQAILRRVYNYNTEQIFEVKTWCDATVDFVKGTLTNENGTIELTKNEIYILKILIDRKNEIVSREEIITSLWDDERFVSDNTLTVNVNRLRKRIAEIGLVDVIETKVGQGYMAKEEPL; encoded by the coding sequence ATGTTTACGATTATGCTGATAGAAGATGATCAGACATTATTTGAAGAAATAAAAGAACGTCTAACACAGTGGTCTTACACAGTGGCTGGAGTCCAGGATTTTTCAAATGTGTTGCATGAGTTTACAGAAATCAAACCAGATCTAGTCATTATCGATATTCAGTTACCTAAATTTGACGGATTCCATTGGTGTCGGATGATTCGCACGCATTCGAATATACCTATCATTTTTCTGTCTTCACGAGACCATCCAACTGATATCGTCATGTCTATGCAACTAGGGGCAGATGATTTTGTGCAAAAGCCTTTCCATTTTGAAGTGCTGATCGCAAAGGTTCAAGCTATTTTACGACGTGTTTATAACTACAATACCGAGCAGATCTTTGAAGTCAAAACGTGGTGTGACGCAACTGTTGATTTTGTAAAAGGTACACTGACTAATGAAAACGGTACAATTGAGTTGACGAAAAATGAAATATATATTTTGAAAATATTGATAGACAGGAAGAATGAAATTGTATCGAGAGAAGAAATTATTACGAGTCTTTGGGATGATGAACGGTTTGTTAGTGACAATACGCTCACAGTCAACGTGAATCGTTTGCGAAAAAGAATTGCGGAAATTGGCTTGGTGGATGTAATTGAAACAAAAGTGGGTCAAGGTTATATGGCGAAGGAAGAACCGCTATGA
- a CDS encoding NAD(P)H-binding protein has product MGEKKLVVAVAGASGYIGNNLLKKLKGKAKVIGLSRNGDQRQNTEDVEWRSCDLFSMKDAEKSLAGADVAVYLVHSMLKSAKLSQGTFEDMDVILADNFAQAAKKQGIKQIVYLGGIIPDEDEKDLSRHLKSRLEVERILRSYTVPVTALRAGLIVGPKGSSFPILSKLVRRLPIMILPKWTRSDTQPVALDDVMKSLSSLILDFEPAQRSIDIGGPEVMTYKVMMEKTAEVAGKSSRMLDVPFFSLSLSRLWLRLVTQTPKEIVYPLVESLKHPMVVNPKHYMEGISDGEIPFIQAAREALEAETKEKETPKKKSPMGPLKQDVRSVQRIALPHSWTADETARYYVKWLSTFLNPWVKTEVDDQLNCRIGFLGDRTLLELSYSADRSTKDRSLYYITGGLLMDPDSNERGRMEFRKIPGSNEVIIAIHDYLPSIPWFVYYVTQANMHAFVMFCFRQHMYKLGAIERDRLGIVASNVR; this is encoded by the coding sequence ATGGGTGAGAAGAAATTGGTCGTAGCTGTAGCTGGCGCAAGTGGTTATATCGGCAATAATCTATTGAAGAAACTTAAAGGGAAAGCTAAAGTTATTGGTCTGTCACGCAATGGCGATCAGAGGCAGAATACGGAAGATGTAGAGTGGCGTTCTTGTGATCTGTTTTCTATGAAAGATGCGGAGAAGAGTTTGGCAGGTGCTGATGTTGCGGTTTATCTCGTTCATTCTATGTTGAAATCAGCAAAACTATCTCAAGGAACTTTTGAAGATATGGATGTTATATTGGCGGATAATTTTGCACAGGCCGCGAAAAAACAAGGAATTAAGCAGATCGTCTATTTGGGTGGGATTATTCCAGATGAAGATGAAAAAGATTTATCCAGGCATTTGAAAAGCCGTTTGGAAGTGGAACGTATTTTGCGATCGTATACTGTTCCTGTCACCGCATTACGTGCAGGGTTGATTGTCGGCCCAAAAGGTTCTTCATTCCCAATTTTGTCGAAGCTAGTTAGACGGCTTCCGATAATGATTTTACCTAAATGGACACGTTCCGATACACAGCCCGTCGCACTCGATGATGTGATGAAATCATTAAGTTCATTAATACTAGACTTTGAACCTGCGCAACGATCTATCGATATAGGTGGTCCTGAGGTTATGACGTATAAAGTTATGATGGAGAAAACTGCAGAAGTAGCAGGGAAATCTTCACGAATGTTGGATGTTCCATTCTTCTCGCTAAGTCTATCAAGGCTTTGGTTGCGTCTCGTGACACAAACACCGAAAGAAATTGTCTATCCATTGGTGGAAAGCTTGAAACATCCAATGGTCGTGAATCCGAAGCATTATATGGAAGGTATTAGTGACGGTGAAATTCCATTTATTCAAGCGGCAAGAGAAGCGCTTGAAGCAGAAACGAAAGAAAAAGAAACACCGAAAAAGAAATCACCAATGGGGCCGCTTAAACAGGATGTACGATCTGTACAACGAATCGCGTTGCCTCATAGCTGGACAGCTGATGAGACTGCACGTTATTACGTCAAGTGGCTTTCTACTTTCCTTAATCCTTGGGTCAAGACGGAAGTAGACGACCAATTAAACTGTCGCATCGGTTTTCTAGGCGATCGAACACTATTAGAACTTAGTTATTCTGCTGATCGTAGTACAAAAGATCGCTCGCTTTACTATATAACGGGTGGATTATTAATGGATCCTGATTCCAATGAACGTGGCAGAATGGAGTTTCGAAAGATTCCGGGATCGAATGAAGTAATCATTGCCATTCATGATTATCTCCCTTCCATTCCGTGGTTTGTTTATTACGTTACACAAGCCAATATGCACGCATTTGTCATGTTTTGTTTCCGTCAACATATGTACAAGTTGGGTGCAATTGAACGTGATCGATTAGGAATTGTGGCTTCTAATGTACGATAA
- a CDS encoding TetR/AcrR family transcriptional regulator, translated as MKARIMKAFLEEIHEKSMKFTMDDLAKRLGISKRTLYENFSSKTEILDAIIDSTLREFDEKTDIIMKDNELQLVDKIKKVITVIPKYNDFYNWQILDQMRKTHPVQWERVHSALHEWDELRELIEQGIHEGIIADQNIELLMKLIIDATNSTLDRKFFYENRMTVTEALDSIVDILLFGFIKKSDD; from the coding sequence ATGAAAGCACGTATTATGAAAGCTTTCCTCGAAGAAATTCATGAGAAGAGTATGAAGTTCACAATGGATGATCTAGCGAAAAGACTGGGCATCAGTAAACGAACGTTATACGAAAATTTTTCTTCAAAAACGGAAATTTTAGATGCGATTATTGACTCGACGTTACGAGAGTTTGACGAAAAAACCGATATCATCATGAAAGACAATGAACTACAACTTGTAGATAAGATCAAGAAAGTCATAACAGTTATTCCAAAGTATAATGATTTTTATAACTGGCAAATCCTTGATCAGATGAGAAAAACACATCCCGTACAATGGGAACGCGTCCACTCTGCACTTCATGAATGGGATGAACTACGCGAATTGATTGAACAAGGTATTCATGAAGGTATTATTGCCGATCAAAATATAGAGTTACTAATGAAATTGATTATAGATGCAACGAACTCCACTCTTGATCGAAAATTTTTCTACGAAAATCGCATGACCGTAACCGAAGCACTGGATTCTATTGTGGATATCCTGTTGTTCGGATTTATTAAGAAAAGTGACGACTAA